A genomic window from Candidatus Krumholzibacteriota bacterium includes:
- a CDS encoding response regulator transcription factor: MPHERILVVDDEEDILELVEYNLTRSGYSVTGVASGEEALDVARSKLPHLVVLDLMLPGVDGLEVCNLLKNDIKTAHIPIVMLTAKGEEADVVAGLELGADDYITKPFSPRVLVARVKAVLRRKAKTGLDREAVITRKDLVIHPGRHEVTVKGKPVKLTSTEFDLLHYLARRPGWVFTRQQLIDAARGEDYPVTDRSVDVHIVGLRRKLGPLGKLVETVRGVGYRFKEQ, translated from the coding sequence ATGCCGCACGAACGGATCCTGGTCGTCGACGACGAGGAGGATATCCTCGAGCTCGTCGAGTACAATCTCACCCGCAGCGGATACTCCGTGACGGGCGTCGCCTCCGGCGAGGAGGCGCTCGACGTCGCAAGGTCGAAGCTGCCGCATCTCGTCGTCCTCGATCTCATGCTCCCCGGCGTCGACGGTCTCGAGGTCTGCAACCTGCTCAAGAACGACATCAAGACGGCCCACATCCCCATCGTCATGCTGACGGCGAAGGGGGAGGAGGCCGACGTCGTCGCGGGGCTCGAGCTCGGCGCCGACGACTACATCACCAAGCCCTTCAGCCCCCGCGTCCTCGTGGCCAGGGTGAAGGCCGTCCTCCGGCGCAAGGCGAAGACCGGGCTCGACCGGGAGGCCGTCATCACGCGCAAGGACCTCGTCATCCACCCAGGGCGTCACGAGGTGACCGTGAAGGGAAAACCCGTCAAGCTCACCTCCACGGAATTCGACCTGCTCCACTATCTCGCGCGACGGCCCGGCTGGGTCTTCACCCGCCAGCAGCTGATCGACGCGGCACGCGGCGAGGACTACCCCGTCACCGACCGGTCGGTCGACGTCCACATCGTCGGGCTCCGGCGCAAGCTCGGCCCCCTCGGCAAACTCGTCGAGACGGTGCGGGGCGTCGGGTACCGCTTCAAGGAGCAGTAG
- a CDS encoding translocation/assembly module TamB, whose translation MGSSDGKRIRWPFVVVAAAVFLVMLAASLATPPGEELLRRIAVSRLRSATGLEVSIERIETDLRSRLVVDEIVLRRFGDAPGADALLSIGRADVSFRFRPLLRGRLDFRRIGIDSLRADLDRADIEPFLPAGPAGGGAAPGPPRVRFDTVTVEGIAARYRDGNLALSLQSPGLTVSAKADGGLDASIVATVSAHRGAGAVAVGVRVTGLRADIGTAPGGYRFTVAADTIVAAESDRSAALVSITADALLSAGDLAFRATAASGQAAGFHFGGLLAAGRIADGVAVVDSFGVAILDGRVEGSGRITADRSLDARLRLRSVALDPIRRLAGVFPGAESRWNASGGLIDGTLALAGRIDSLETIDVDASVTVAGVRMGGRPVPMAVLEAHLGGGRGSLQLRQERAEVAAEGSFARGNVSVDASADVPSIAPFAALAGFGGVDGRLRLRGTIRGNPASPAVDIALEGSGIDARGFPADTVAAAATIRGNAARLTRFFAAAAIDSLGTVPSAGDAGLSGSLRYEVRASGTPDSISAVFDVSLGRPALRGIALDTIDATGRYAGGAVEIERLSIGRDSLQAAGTGSFDRATGAGRLFLALLVHGEGDAPGRLAGDMEASARIDSTGLPLSGAIRAEGLDLALAAPLLPTGLAAAGSFSCDLDWVAARPAPGARGTVSVRGRIDAAAGGTRAIDSLAADLDVADASITVRRLSGRMRNVPVSATGGIVFAPEKRFLVDLAVVAAGAPAAACRGLVGRDTLSIELESPRLDVAVFSPLLPVPVDSGRVEARLRIGGRPGDPLVDGDLAVDGLSFRPSADIAVSGGRLRAGFDGRRVRIDTLVAGINGGRVSAAGVVEHRGGIPELIDLRAEAAGIEWNRQAVGRLSVVSADLACRPAGDGHRLSGEIVIGESRFVKALPPREIVAAARARRGAPPADRPDIIEKTAIEVRIRTGGDIWIDNNLARVRLSPNVSVGGTLARPVVTGRVNVDEGYVLFLDRRFRLERGTADFADPSRTNPILDVAARTRVTSYRGAEPTAYDVSIVIEGPLDEASFSLVSDPVLDRPDIVSLLTLGATRSELTGESGGVRGALAARAREVTSARVSNYLSNQLEGFLGLGTVTIEGDLFDFGKQWGPQLVASRQLTGRTVLTYRTNVGHMNENSIRLEYRLTRRFSLEGETDQAGSAGV comes from the coding sequence GTGGGTTCGTCTGACGGAAAACGCATCCGGTGGCCGTTCGTCGTCGTGGCGGCGGCTGTCTTCCTGGTCATGCTCGCCGCATCGCTGGCGACGCCTCCCGGCGAGGAGCTCCTTCGCCGGATCGCCGTCTCCCGGCTCCGGTCGGCCACCGGACTCGAGGTATCGATCGAACGGATCGAGACCGATCTCCGCTCCCGCCTCGTCGTCGACGAAATCGTTTTGCGGCGTTTCGGCGACGCCCCCGGAGCGGACGCGCTCCTCTCGATCGGCCGCGCCGACGTCAGTTTCCGCTTCCGCCCCCTCCTGCGGGGCCGGCTCGACTTCCGCCGGATCGGAATCGACTCGCTCCGCGCCGATCTCGACCGCGCCGACATCGAGCCGTTCCTGCCCGCAGGGCCGGCCGGCGGCGGCGCGGCCCCGGGGCCGCCCCGCGTCCGGTTCGACACCGTCACCGTGGAGGGGATCGCCGCCCGCTACCGCGACGGAAACCTCGCCCTCAGTCTCCAGTCGCCGGGACTGACCGTCTCGGCGAAAGCGGACGGCGGACTCGACGCCTCGATCGTCGCGACGGTCTCCGCTCATCGCGGCGCCGGCGCCGTGGCCGTCGGCGTCCGGGTTACCGGTCTTCGCGCCGATATCGGAACCGCTCCGGGCGGGTACCGGTTCACCGTCGCCGCGGACACGATCGTCGCCGCGGAAAGCGACCGGTCCGCCGCCCTCGTCTCCATCACGGCCGATGCCCTGCTCTCCGCCGGCGATCTCGCGTTCCGGGCGACGGCCGCGTCCGGTCAAGCGGCGGGTTTCCATTTCGGCGGCCTCCTCGCCGCGGGTCGGATCGCGGACGGCGTGGCGGTCGTCGACTCCTTCGGGGTCGCGATCCTCGACGGGCGCGTCGAGGGCTCGGGACGAATCACCGCCGACCGGTCGCTCGACGCTCGCCTTCGCCTCCGCTCCGTCGCGCTCGATCCGATCCGGCGGCTCGCCGGCGTTTTCCCGGGCGCGGAGAGCCGCTGGAACGCGAGCGGCGGCCTGATCGACGGCACGCTCGCCCTTGCCGGACGGATCGATTCGCTCGAGACGATCGACGTCGACGCATCGGTGACCGTCGCCGGCGTCCGCATGGGCGGCCGCCCCGTGCCCATGGCCGTCCTCGAGGCCCACCTCGGCGGTGGCCGGGGATCGCTGCAACTTCGACAGGAGCGGGCGGAGGTCGCCGCCGAGGGCAGCTTCGCACGCGGGAACGTGAGCGTCGACGCATCGGCCGACGTCCCGTCGATCGCCCCCTTCGCCGCGCTGGCCGGGTTCGGTGGCGTCGACGGACGGCTTCGCCTCCGGGGAACGATCCGCGGAAACCCGGCGTCGCCGGCCGTCGATATCGCACTCGAGGGAAGCGGGATCGACGCCCGGGGATTCCCGGCGGACACCGTCGCCGCCGCGGCGACGATCCGGGGAAATGCCGCGCGGCTGACGCGATTCTTCGCCGCGGCCGCGATCGACTCTCTCGGCACAGTGCCGTCGGCCGGCGACGCCGGCCTGTCGGGTAGCCTGCGGTACGAGGTGCGGGCGAGCGGCACGCCTGACAGCATCTCGGCCGTCTTCGACGTCTCCCTCGGCCGCCCCGCCCTTCGCGGGATCGCCCTCGACACGATCGACGCGACGGGCCGCTATGCAGGCGGCGCCGTCGAGATCGAACGCCTGTCGATCGGCCGCGACTCGCTGCAGGCCGCGGGGACGGGCTCGTTCGACCGGGCGACCGGCGCCGGACGACTCTTTCTCGCGCTCCTCGTTCACGGCGAGGGCGACGCGCCCGGCAGGTTGGCGGGAGACATGGAGGCATCGGCCCGGATCGATTCGACCGGCCTGCCCCTGTCCGGCGCGATCCGCGCGGAGGGCCTCGATCTCGCACTCGCCGCGCCGCTGCTGCCGACCGGCCTGGCGGCGGCGGGAAGTTTCTCGTGCGACCTCGACTGGGTTGCCGCCCGCCCCGCGCCCGGAGCGCGCGGAACGGTCTCGGTCCGGGGACGGATCGATGCGGCCGCCGGGGGCACGCGGGCGATCGACAGCCTCGCCGCCGATCTCGACGTCGCCGACGCGTCGATCACCGTCCGGCGGCTGTCCGGGCGCATGAGAAACGTCCCGGTCTCGGCGACGGGGGGAATCGTTTTCGCGCCGGAAAAGCGCTTCCTTGTCGATCTCGCCGTCGTCGCAGCCGGCGCGCCCGCCGCCGCATGCCGCGGCCTCGTCGGCCGGGACACGCTCTCCATCGAGCTGGAATCCCCCCGCCTCGACGTCGCCGTCTTCTCGCCGCTCCTGCCCGTTCCGGTGGATTCGGGGCGTGTCGAGGCCCGGCTCCGGATCGGCGGCCGCCCGGGCGATCCGCTCGTCGACGGCGACCTCGCCGTCGACGGATTATCGTTCCGCCCCTCCGCTGACATCGCCGTGAGCGGCGGGCGCCTGCGCGCCGGATTCGACGGACGTCGCGTCCGCATCGACACGCTCGTCGCCGGCATCAACGGGGGCCGCGTCTCCGCGGCCGGCGTCGTCGAGCACCGCGGCGGCATTCCCGAACTGATCGATCTCCGTGCGGAGGCGGCGGGAATCGAATGGAACCGCCAGGCGGTCGGCCGATTGAGCGTCGTTTCCGCCGACCTCGCGTGCCGCCCCGCCGGCGACGGCCACCGGCTGTCCGGGGAGATCGTCATCGGGGAGTCGCGCTTCGTCAAGGCCCTCCCTCCCCGGGAGATCGTCGCCGCGGCGCGGGCGCGTCGAGGCGCACCGCCCGCCGACCGGCCCGACATCATCGAGAAGACCGCGATCGAGGTGCGAATCCGCACGGGGGGCGACATCTGGATCGACAACAACCTCGCGCGCGTCCGACTCAGCCCCAACGTGAGCGTCGGCGGCACGCTCGCGCGGCCGGTCGTCACCGGCCGGGTGAACGTCGACGAGGGATACGTCCTCTTTCTCGACCGGCGGTTCCGCCTCGAGCGCGGGACCGCCGATTTCGCCGACCCGTCGCGGACGAACCCGATCCTCGACGTCGCGGCGCGGACGCGGGTGACGAGCTACCGGGGCGCCGAGCCGACTGCGTACGACGTCTCGATCGTCATCGAGGGACCGCTCGACGAGGCATCGTTCTCTCTCGTCTCGGACCCGGTCCTCGACCGCCCGGACATCGTTTCGCTTCTCACGCTCGGCGCGACGCGGAGCGAGCTGACCGGCGAATCGGGCGGCGTCCGGGGCGCGCTCGCCGCGCGGGCGCGGGAAGTGAC